CATTTTCAGATGCTCCCTCTTGTCCTTGCCTCCTCGTAGGGGAGCACCTTCAGGTGCTCCCTCTTGTCGGGAGGGTCTGAAGACCCTCCCCTACGCATCATGACCAACACAAACCTTTCAAAGAATGGCAAAAGTCGAGCTTAGAGCCTCTGACAGAATGCCGATTCGTAGGGGAGCACCTTCAGGTGCTCCCTCTTGTCGGGAGGGTCTGAAGACCCTCCCCTACGCATCATGACCAACGTAAACCTTTCGAAGAATGGCAAAAGTCGAGCTGAGGTATCCCGTCAGGATCGCGTGCAGAAGAGATTCACCTTCCACGATGGGTCTGACCGGCGAAGCATGTCCGAGCTGAGCGGCCCGAGAGAGCGCGACTCGTCATTGATGGCTTGAATCGAGAAGCCCAGTTCGCGGATTTGCCGCACGAACGCGTCCGGTGGAGTGCCGCCGCTTCGCAGCAACACGGGAGCAAGCTCCAACAAGAGGACCAAGTCGCGATTCCGGCTCAATGTTTTTTTCATTCCCTTGAGCGCGTACGGTTCATGGCCTTCGATGTCCATCTTGATGACATCAACCTTTTCGGAACCGATCTCGTCGTCCAGGGCGACGCATTCGACCTTAAGTTCTCCCTTCGTTCGGATGTCAGGGTGCGGATACAACCCGTGTGAGTGCGAGCCCTCGGAAAGCAGGATGGATGCCGTGCCCGACTCCTCTCCCACGGCTTTGGGCACAATCGTTACGATTCCACCGCACTCATGCAGGTCGATGTTGCGCCGCAGGACCGTGAGATTGGTGGGGACCGGCTCGAAGGCAAGCACTCTTCCCTCCGCACCCGTCTTCCGGGCCGCGAGGACCGAGAAGTAACCGAACTGAGCGCCGACATCAACCACCCGGGCGCCGCGCCGGACGCTCTCCGTGAAAAGCTGCGCGGTGAACGGCTCGTACGGTTTCGAATGATAGGCGTCGAAGTCGGCCGTGTCCGCGTAGACGTACAGGGGAACTTCGCCCACGCGGGTGAGAATGAGGCTGTCGCGCGCCAGGAGCCGCAAGAGGACCGATCGACCCCTCCGTTTGAGAATCCGCACGATTCTTGAGCGTCCCAACAGCGTCTTGTTCAAAGAGAGGTTCAGCGCCTTGGCGGACTGGAGAATGCGCCCTCTGACCATTCGCGCAAGATAGCCTACCGAACGACGGGGTTCAACAGTCCCCGGAGGTGGACGTGGAATATCGGACTTGCTACAAGGTCCCGATGCGGTCGCTTCGGAACGTGATGGCCCCGGGTAGTGTCGAGAGCCCGGCAGGCGGCAGAGGCCTCGGTTCTTCCACGGCGACGAGGGCCGGAGCCGTCGATGGGCTCGTCCAACTGCTGGCCGCACTCGTTCTCACCTGGCCCCTCGCGCCTCACCTCTTCGATCGCCTTGGAGGGAACGCTGGTGATCCCCTGCAAACGCTCTGGTCTTGGTGGTGGCTGCACGATGCCATCATGTCGTTGAAGAATCCCTTCTTTTCGGACCACGTGTACCATCCCCAGGGGGCGACGCTGATCTTCCAAACATTCGACCTCCCAAGCGCGGCGATCGCCTTCCCGTTTTGGGGGGTGCTGCCTCCTGTAGCGATTTACAACGTCGCGGTTCTCTTTGCGTTCATTCTGACCGGGTATGGGATGGTGCGGCTGCTCCGCGAGCTTGGAGTGGACCGGTTCACCGCGCATGGCATGGCGATCCTTTTCTCCGCCACGCCCTACCACATGGCGCACGCCATGGGCCACCAACAGCTGGTCAACATGGGCTGGATCCCGCTCTTCCTCGTGCGCGCGCACCGGCTGCTCGCAGGGCGCGGGACGCTTCGCGACGGCGTGTGGGGCGGATTCCACCTGGCTCTGGCCACCCTGGCAAGCTGGTACCACCTCCTGTTCGTCATGGTGTTGATCCCCTTTCTCGCTCTCCACGCACTGATCGCCCATCGCCGTACGGTGGCGACCGGACGTCTTTGGGGACGGCTCGTGTCGCTCGGGGTCATCTTCCTCGCGTTGGCGGGTCCGCTCCTGCGGGCGGTGATGATCGAGCGGAACAAGGAGCCCGTTGAGGGCGCCCACGATTCGGCCGAATACTCCGCCGATCTGGAGGCTTTCTTCATCCCGAATGAAATCCAAGCGTGGTCCCGATGGACAGGGGCGAAGGCGCGGCAATGGACGGGGAACAAGGCGGAAACCGCTGTGTACACAGGGTACGTTGTCCTGACCGGCGCAATCGCCGGGATCGTCCTCGGGGGGGGGGCAGCGCGGGTCTATGGCTTGGCGGGTCTTGCGGCGGCCGTCCTCTCAATGGGTCCCTACCTGCAAATCGGCGGCGAGATCCACCGCGACGTTCGAATGCCCTACCTGATGCTGGAACGGCTCCTGCCTCCCATTCAGTTCATGGGCGTTCCCTCCCGGCTCGGGTACGTCATGTACCTGGGGCTCCTCGTCTCCATGGGCCTCGGCTTGACCCGGCTGTGGGAGAAGCGGATCCGATCCGGCCAAAATCGGAAAGCGTTCGTTTTGGGCATCGGCGTGTTCTCTGTGGTGCTCCTCGAATACGCCCCGCGGCAGATTCGGACCACCCGTCTCCAGGTCCCGGCGCCAATGCGGGAATGGGCCCAGGATACGGATTCATACGCCGTGTTGGACCTATCCGACCCTTACTTGATGTTGTGGCATGCCATGCATCACCGCAAACCCATCGTCGGAGGCAATCTCTCGCGAACGCCCGAGCGATTGAGCGGCTGGTACAACGCCCTGGAGATGGTTCAGGCCACCGACCATCCGACGCCGAGGCCCGCGCCGATCTTCACGCGCATCGATCCGGACGTTTCCTTCGATTGGGGCGACGGTTCGCCGGACCCGCGGTTGGAGCCGGATGGGTTCCGCATCGAGTGGTCGGGCTACCTCAAAGTACCCGCCGGCGGAAACTGGATCTTTCACGTGGCCTCCGACGACAGCGCCTCGCTTTGGATCGACGAGAAACTCATCGTGGAGATCCCCGGTGTTCACCCCTTGGAATGGAAGTCCGGTCGGGTGCGCCTCGAAAAAGGGCGTCACCCGATCCGCCTCAACTACGAGGAAGGCACGGGCAAGGCCGGCGTGATTCTCCAGTGGGAATGGCCGGGCATCGGCCGACTGGACATTCCGGCTGAAGCCTTGACCACCGATGATGGCAAGCCCGGCCTCGAAGGCACCTACTCCAAGTTCGTGGCAGGATGCGGCAGGGATCCCCAAGGCATCCTCCGGCAATTGAGAGACTTGCAGGTCCGATATGTCGTGACCCGCGATGGCGGCGACGACACCTGCGTTGCGACGGACCTCGGAATGGAGAAGACCTACGAAGGAGAAGGAGTCCGCATCCACCGCGTCGGCTCGCCTTGAACCGTGAAAGCCCATGCGCCGGCTGTTTGTAAGCACCGGGAAGGTGGAGTAGATTTCCCGACAAGAACGAGCCGCCACTCCTCATGGACGCCACCAAACAAATCCGTGATTTTTTCGAGGAGGTCTCGCCCGATTTCGCTGGAAGTATCCACCCGTATGCCGCGCGAAGGCGGGGTGAGGCGCTCAGCCTTCATGCGAAGGGAGACATCCTGGAAGTCGGCTGCGGATCGGGGGCTGTCACCACCCACCTCGCTCGCAAAGGGAGGGTCGTGGCGGGCGATGTGGCACACGGCATGGTTCGGCAGACGTGCGCGTCGCTCCGCGTTCCCGGCGTGGTCTTCGACGGGTGCGCCTTTCCCTTCCGCGACCATTCCTTCGATACAGTGGCCTGCGCCGAGGCGATCTACTATCTGAACCGGCCTCTGGATCTCATACGGGAAGCCCATAGGATTCTGCGGCCCGGCGGCCTCCTGGCCCTGACGTGTATGGTCGGGTTCTGGCAGCGGGTGGATCGAACAAGAATCCGTCTTGGGCGCCTTGGCCTGTGGATTGGGTCGGAGGTCCCTCCGCTTCCAAACATCCTGCCGCAGCATGAGGTGAAGAGGGGAATAGTGGAACTTGGTTTTGCACTCCAAGAAAGTCGGCCGATGATCCTGTTTCCTTCCGATCGTCTCGACGGCCTTAACCGGTGGTTGGAGAGGACTCCGCTCGGCCGAGGTGCTATTTTCTGGGTATTGACCGGTGAGAAAAGATAGGGCTTCCTCCATCCGTTTTCTGGCTCTTGCGTGGCTTGGCCTCGTGATCGCCGCGGGGAGCATCTGGATCGTGCTGGACAATTCGGGACCCGCGGCATGGGATCAGAGTCGCCACGCTCGCAACGCCCTGGCCATGCTCGACATCCTCCGCGATGCGGGAGGCCGGCATTCGCTATTCGACTTCCTTTACTACTACGATTTCTACCCGCCCCTGAGCTACCTCCCAACGGTTCTCTTTCACCTGATTTTCGGACGGGAATACGACGTTGCGTGCTTCTCCACTCTTCTGTTCTGGATACCGCTTCTATTCCTATCAACCGTTGCCGTCGGACGCCGGCTCATGGGCGCTCGCGCGGGCTGGCTGGCGGGATCCGCGATCCTTTGCCTTCCCAGCGTCGTAGCCCTGTCAAAAGACTAC
The window above is part of the Nitrospirota bacterium genome. Proteins encoded here:
- a CDS encoding FkbM family methyltransferase codes for the protein MVRGRILQSAKALNLSLNKTLLGRSRIVRILKRRGRSVLLRLLARDSLILTRVGEVPLYVYADTADFDAYHSKPYEPFTAQLFTESVRRGARVVDVGAQFGYFSVLAARKTGAEGRVLAFEPVPTNLTVLRRNIDLHECGGIVTIVPKAVGEESGTASILLSEGSHSHGLYPHPDIRTKGELKVECVALDDEIGSEKVDVIKMDIEGHEPYALKGMKKTLSRNRDLVLLLELAPVLLRSGGTPPDAFVRQIRELGFSIQAINDESRSLGPLSSDMLRRSDPSWKVNLFCTRS
- a CDS encoding methyltransferase domain-containing protein; its protein translation is MDATKQIRDFFEEVSPDFAGSIHPYAARRRGEALSLHAKGDILEVGCGSGAVTTHLARKGRVVAGDVAHGMVRQTCASLRVPGVVFDGCAFPFRDHSFDTVACAEAIYYLNRPLDLIREAHRILRPGGLLALTCMVGFWQRVDRTRIRLGRLGLWIGSEVPPLPNILPQHEVKRGIVELGFALQESRPMILFPSDRLDGLNRWLERTPLGRGAIFWVLTGEKR